A window of Papilio machaon chromosome 1, ilPapMach1.1, whole genome shotgun sequence contains these coding sequences:
- the LOC106720017 gene encoding vacuolar protein sorting-associated protein 52 homolog yields MTESIITKDTLDKNLEDFEIQEVLKNGTDLREYALQIDKGIKEAEKSSVADYLRESENIASLHGQIEECDGILARMESMLLVFQNDLGSISNEIISLQKRSVNMSVQLSNRQALKGPLSSFIEDMAVSETLIFGINNVPVIDKEFMVQLAILNQKINFVKEQDFKETKACHDVKDVLEKLKIKAVAKIRTYILEQIYKFRKPMANYQIPQNAMLKYKFFFEFVLTNERNVAQEICNEYIDTLSKVYYSYFKSYASRLDKLKYEEVPTKDDLMGIEDGSKGGFFQKTNLKNKSTIFTIGNRGDVLAQQLEAPIIVPHAQQKMKYSYEALFRSLQYALVDNSCREYLFTTEFFHVKASHAQELFDRILGKTLSLLVKSVENYVLECYDCLALFLCIQLINRYKWMCHKRAVPALDSYWDSLLSALYPRLEYVLKLNIQSVRECDPAKLSNKELGPHYITRRYAEFSAAMLSLSEQFPSEELNNLLLLLQDEVHCFLLKMAAEFSQRIQQLIFLINNYDMVLSILMERTRDNTKEAESFREQLQARSTEYVEEILSPHFGGLMQFVKEGEQLLENGKTNELATLEKKSMSLVASFTAGWKQSLEEIHREVLVSFPNLVTGSGLLQMALTNFVQYYHKFVKLLTPNARTQLVNIHVIMVEIKKYKTNY; encoded by the exons ATGACTGAATCAATAATTACGAAAGATACTTTGGACAAGAACCTCGAAGACTTTGAAATACaggaagttttaaaaaatggcACAGATTTACGAGAATACGCATTACAAATTGATAAGGGGATCAAAGAAGCTGAAAAAAGTTCAGTTGCCGATTATTTGAGAGAGAGCGAAAACATCGCCTCTCTGCATGGTCAGATTGAGGAATGCGACGGTATATTAGCTCGCATGGAAAGTATGCTATTAGTGTTCCAA aaTGATTTAGGAAGTATAAGCAATGAGATCATCAGTTTACAAAAGCGATCTGTCAACATGTCAGTACAACTTTCAAACAGACAAGCACTCAAAGGACCACTGTCCTCATTTATAGAGGACATGGCTGTATCTGAAACACTTATATT TGGAATTAATAATGTTCCTGTAATTGATAAAGAATTTATGGTCCAATTGGCAATAttgaatcaaaaaataaactttgttaaagAACAAGATTTCAAAGAAACTAAAGCCTGCCATGATGTAAAGGATGTATTGGagaagttgaaaataaaagctGTAGCAAAAATAAGAACATATATCTTggaacaaatatataaattccGTAAACCAATGGCTAATTATCAAATACCTCAAAATGCGATGCTGAAATACAAGTTTTTCTTTGAGTTTGTTTTAACTAATGAGCGAAATGTTGCTCAGGAAATATGTAATGAATATATTGACACTTTGAGCAAAgtttattattcttattttaaatcatatgcATCAAGATTagataaacttaaatatgaaGAAGTTCCTACAAAAGATGATCTAATGGGAATCGAAGATGGTTCTAAAGGAggattttttcaaaaaacaaatctaaaaaataaaagtaccaTCTTTACTATTGGTAACCGAGGTGATGTTCTTGCACAACAGTTGGAAGCCCCAATCATTGTTCCTCATGCTCAGCAGAAgatgaaa TACTCCTATGAAGCATTGTTCAGAAGCTTGCAATATGCTCTGGTAGATAACAGCTGCagggaatatttatttactactgAATTTTTTCACGTAAAGGCTAGTCATGCTCAGGAACTTTTTGATAGAATATTGGGAAAAACACTATCATTACTTGTg aAAAGTGTAGAAAACTATGTACTGGAATGTTACGATTGTTTGGCACTATTTTTAtgcatacaattaataaaccGTTATAAATGGATGTGCCACAAAAGAGCTGTACCTGCACTAGACAG TTATTGGGATTCGCTATTAAGTGCATTGTATCCCAgattagaatatgttttgaaactAAATATCCAAAGTGTCAGAGAATGTGATCCTGCTAAGTTATCTAACAAAGAACTTGGCCCCCATTAT atAACTCGGAGATATGCAGAATTTTCCGCTGCAATGCTGAGTTTAAGCGAACAGTTTCCATctgaagaattaaataatctcTTATTATTGTTACAAGACGAAGTACAttgtttcttattaaaaatggcAGCCGAGTTTTCACAGAGGATTCAACAgcttatatttttgataaataattatgatatgGTTCTAAGTATATTAATGGAAAGGACCAGAGACAATACAAAAGAGGCGGAAAGCTTTAGAGAACAATTACAGGCAAGAAGTACAGAATATGTTGAAGAAATATTAAGTCCACATTTCGGTGGTCTGATGCAGTTTGTAAAAGAAGGTGAACAGTTACTCGAAAATGGCAAAACAAATGAGTTAGCGACTTTAGAAAAGAAATCAATGTCTTTGGTGGCATCTTTCACAGCCGGCTGGAAACAAAGTCTTGAAGAAATTCATAGAGAAGTTCTCGTCTCATTCCCCAATCTCGTCACAGGATCGGGATTATTGCAAATGGCTCTCACCAACTTTGTACAGTATTAtcataaatttgttaaattattaacaccCAATGCACGTACCCAGTTGGTCAACATTCACGTTATAATGgttgaaataaagaaatataaaacgaattattaa